From Oryzias melastigma strain HK-1 linkage group LG15, ASM292280v2, whole genome shotgun sequence, one genomic window encodes:
- the msh6 gene encoding DNA mismatch repair protein Msh6 isoform X1 gives MSKQSSIFSFFTKSPPLVSKPKPSSSPAEADLPSAVKKSNSSPKEEANETQQQQLANAGKVKRKSNSKSASGGIKKLFGSKTPTVEDSSSFSFKAGALVWAKLEGHPWWPCMVIPQPLTGQLLRGRGRDQRVHVHFFDEPPTRGWVSTKYIREYQGSDCSDVKPGGVFFSSKPVIRQAMKLADGVLFESPEERVKMPLCMDPSDEEEEEDMELDQPTLTDEELSDEDEKKNDKTNPSKVSRRSSRSSVEKGIKSKRRRIIVASDSDESDEEFKPEKHAASSSEEEEEEEGAASTEEEEESTQESEVESPVKPVKRKRPAEKSTSSKAKAPATFTATPKRAPAAIAADTKSRLTAFSAPDSFESQANGSASAGAATVWDHEKLEWLQEGKKKDGKRRRQTDEDYDPTSLYVPEDFLNRNTPGMRRWWQLKSEMFDTVIFYKVGKFYELYHMDAVVGVNEMGLTFMKGTWAHSGFPEIGFGRFSDVLVHKGYKVARVEQTETPEMMEARCKVMAKPSKFDRVVRREVCRIITRGTQTYSVLDGAPSESQSKFLLSLKEKAEEESSGRCRTYGVCFVDTSVGYFHVGQFPDDRHCSRLRTLIAHFAPAEVLFEKGNPSVETRKILKASLSSALQEGLQGGSQFWDAQKTLKTLSEEDYFKESAGEEPQTGSSFLPALLKKMTSESDSLCLSPKEGYELALSALGGCIFYLKKCLVDKELLSMANFEEYVPVDVELAKAAGPSSFFAQTRLRMVLDGVTLANLEIFQNGSGGTEGTLLERLDTCSTPFGKRLLKQWLCAPLCNPTAIKDRLDALEDLMEAQAQASEASELLKKLPDLERLLSKIHSIGTPLKGKDHPDSRAVLYEEVTYSKRKIADFLSALEGFKTMQEIVSAFAQVSAKFGSKLLRQVVSLKTEEDGLFPDLSVELKRWDTAFDHQKARSTGVITPKTGFDPEFDQALTGIKSCERELNDYLERQKKRLGCKSMAFWGTGKNRFQMEVPDSVSERNIPDEYEVKSTKKGCKRYVTKETERLFSQLQGQEEKRDAALKDCMRRLFYNFDKNYQDWKTSVECMAVLDVLLALMRYSQGGDGPMTRPEVELPEDGDQAVPFINLVGSRHPCVTKTFFGDDFIPNDIFIGCSENGEGLEENGCASCVLVTGPNMGGKSTLMRQCGLVVILAQLGCYVPAESFRFTPVDRIFTRLGASDRIMAGESTFFVELSETASILHHATKHSLVLLDELGRGTATYDGTAIASAVVKELAEKICCRTLFSTHYHSLVEDYSKNAAVRLGHMACMVENECEDPSQETITFLYKFIGGACPKSYGFNAARLANLPEEVIQSGHKKAREFEKSTVSLRLFKKLCQFAEDPTLDRTRLLAVTQLIHTL, from the exons ATGTCAAAGCAGAGCtccattttcagctttttcaccaAGTCTCCGCCGCTGGTCTCCAAGCCGAAACCAAGCTCCTCTCCAGCCGAGGCCGACTTGCCTTCTGCAGTGAAAAAGTCTAACTCCTCTCCGAAGGAGGAAGCTAATGAAACCCAGCAACAGCAGCTAGCTAACGCTGGAAAAGTGAAACGGAAAAGTAACTCAAAGTCTGCGAGTGGAGGGATAAAAAAACTGTTCGGGAGCAAAACTCCGACCGTCGAAGACAG cagctcattttcattcaaaGCTGGTGCCCTAGTTTGGGCCAAATTGGAAGGGCACCCCTGGTGGCCGTGTATGGTAATACCCCAACCCCTGACTGGGCAGCTTTTGAGGGGGCGTGGTCGGGACCAGCGGGTACATGTTCATTTCTTCGATGAGCCCCCCACCAGAGGATGGGTCAGCACCAAATACATCCGGGAGTACCAAG GCTCTGACTGCAGCGATGTCAAACCCGGAGGGGTCTTCTTCAGTAGCAAACCTGTCATCCGCCAGGCCATGAAGCTCGCTGATGGGGTTTTGTTTGAGAGCCCAGAAGAAAGAGTGAAGATGCCTCTCTGCATGGATCCAtctgatgaggaggaagaggaggacatGGAG ctCGACCAGCCAACACTGACTGATGAAGAACTCAGTGACgaggatgaaaagaaaaacgaCAAAACCAACCCATCGAAAGTTAGTCGCCGCTCCTCTCGCAGTTCAGTAGAAAAGGGAATCAAATCCAAGCGGCGTCGCATCATAGTAGCTTCTGACAGCGATGAATCCGATGAAGAGTTCAAACCGGAGAAGCATGCTGCTTCTAGcagtgaagaagaggaggaggaagaaggggCAGCGAGcactgaagaagaggaggaaagtACTCAGGAGTCAGAAGTAGAAAGCCCTGTCAAGCCTGTGAAACGCAAACGTCCTGCTGAGAAATCGACGAGTTCAAAAGCGAAAGCTCCCGCCACCTTTACGGCCACTCCCAAACGCGCCCCGGCAGCAATCGCCGCGGACACAAAGTCTCGTCTGACGGCGTTCTCTGCTCCTGACAGCTTCGAGAGTCAGGCCAACGGATCGGCTTCCGCAGGAGCTGCAACCGTTTGGGATCACGAAAAGCTTGAGTGGCTGCAGGAAGGCAAGAAGAAAGACGGGAAACGGCGACGACAAACGGATGAGGACTACGACCCCACCAGCCTGTACGTGCCAGAAGACTTCCTCAACAGAAACACTCCTGGGATGCGCCGCTGGTGGCAGCTGAAGTCTGAGATGTTTGACACAGTTATCTTCTACAAGGTTGGGAAGTTTTATGAGCTCTACCACATGGATGCTGTGGTCGGAGTCAATGAGATGGGACTGACGTTCATGAAGGGCACCTGGGCACACTCCGGCTTTCCAGAGATCGGCTTTGGCCGCTTCTCCGACGTTTTGGTCCACAAAGGTTATAAGGTCGCTCGGGTGGAGCAGACAGAGACTCCAGAAATGATGGAAGCGCGCTGCAAGGTCATGGCCAAACCCTCCAAGTTTGACCGCGTGGTGAGGCGGGAAGTGTGCCGGATCATCACGCGAGGAACCCAAACCTACAGCGTGTTGGATGGAGCTCCTTCTGAGAGCCAGAGCAAGTTCCTCCTGAGTTTAAAAGAAAAGGCAGAAGAGGAGAGCTCTGGCCGCTGCCGCACCTACGGCGTCTGCTTTGTGGACACCTCTGTGGGTTATTTCCACGTCGGTCAGTTTCCAGACGACCGTCACTGCTCACGTCTGCGCACGCTGATCGCACACTTTGCCCCCGCCGAGGTGTTATTCGAAAAGGGAAACCCGTCAGTGGAGACGCGCAAAATTCTCAAGGCGTCCCTGTCCTCGGCTCTGCAGGAGGGGCTTCAGGGCGGGAGCCAGTTTTGGGACGCTCAGAAGACACTGAAAACTCTCTCAGAGGAGGATTATTTTAAGGAGTCGGCTGGAGAGGAGCCGCAGACCGGGAGCAGCTTTCTCCCAGCTCTTCTGAAGAAGATGACTTCTGAGAGCGACTCTCTGTGTTTGTCTCCTAAAGAGGGGTATGAGCTGGCGCTGTCTGCTCTGGGTGGGTGCATCTTCTACCTGAAGAAGTGTCTGGTGGATAAAGAGCTGCTCTCCATGGCCAACTTTGAAGAATATGTTCCTGTTGATGTTGAGCTGGCCAAAGCTGCCGGACCCTCCAGCTTCTTTGCCCAGACTCGTTTGCGTATGGTACTCGACGGAGTAACTCTAGCAAACTTGGAGATTTTTCAGAATGGATCTGGGGGAACCGAGGGAACCCTGCTGGAGCGCCTGGACACCTGCTCCACCCCATTCGGCAAGAGGCTTCTGAAGCAGTGGCTCTGCGCTCCCCTGTGCAATCCCACCGCCATCAAGGACAGGCTGGACGCTCTGGAGGACCTCATGGAAGCTCAAGCTCAAGCATCCGAGGCTTCTGAGCTGCTGAAGAAGCTTCCGGATCTAGAGCGTCTTCTGAGTAAGATCCACAGCATCGGCACTCCCCTGAAGGGCAAGGACCACCCCGACAGCAGAGCCGTTCTCTACGAGGAGGTCACCTACAGCAAACGCAAGATTGCAGACTTCCTGTCGGCGCTGGAAGGTTTCAAAACAATGCAGGAAATCGTCTCCGCCTTCGCTCAAGTTTCTGCCAAGTTTGGATCCAAGTTGCTGCGTCAGGTTGTCAGTTTGAAAACAGAAGAGGACGGACTCTTTCCGGATCTCTCAGTTGAACTGAAGCGCTGGGACACGGCTTTTGACCACCAGAAGGCTCGTTCCACCGGCGTCATCACCCCAAAAACCGGCTTTGACCCGGAGTTTGACCAGGCCCTGACCGGGATCAAGAGCTGTGAGCGGGAGCTGAACGATTACCTGGAGAGGCAGAAGAAAAGACTGGGCTGTAAAAGCATGGCCTTCTGGGGAACTGGGAAAAACCGCTTCCAGATGGAGGTTCCCGACAGCGTCTCGGAGAGGAACATTCCAGATGAGTACGAGGTGAAGTCGACAAAGAAAGGCTGCAAGCGCTATGTGACGAAGGAAACGGAGCGGCTTTTCTCCCAGCTGCAAGGacaggaggagaagagagatgCCGCTCTGAAAGACTGCATGAGGAGACTGTTCTACAACTTTGACAAGAACTATCAAGACTGGAAGACCAGTGTGGAGTGTATGGCCGTGCTGG ATGTTTTACTGGCCTTGATGCGCTACAGTCAGGGTGGAGACGGCCCCATGACGAGGCCTGAGGTGGAGCTCCCAGAGGATGGCGACCAGGCTGTCCCCTTCATCAACCTTGTTGGATCGCGTCACCCCTGCGTCACCAAAACCTTCTTTGGCGACGATTTCATCCCCAATGACATCTTCATCGGTTGCTCCGAAAACGGTGAAGGTTTGGAGGAGAATGGCTGTGCTTCCTGTGTGCTCGTCACCGGACCAAATATGGGCGGGAAGTCTACTCTAATGCGACAG TGTGGTCTTGTGGTCATTTTAGCCCAGCTGGGATGCTACGTTCCTGCCGAGAGCTTCCGGTTCACACCGGTTGACCGGATCTTCACCCGGCTGGGAGCTTCAGATCGTATCATGGCTG GAGAGAGTACCTTCTTTGTGGAGCTCAGCGAGACGGCCAGCATCCTCCATCATGCCACCAAACACTCACTGGTGCTCCTCGATGAATTAG GGAGGGGCACTGCCACATACGACGGCACAGCCATCGCCAGCGCTGTGGTGAAGGAGCTGGCTGAGAAGATCTGCTGTCGCACGCTCTTCTCTACCCATTACCACTCGCTGGTGGAGGATTACTCTAAGAACGCCGCTGTGCGTTTAGGACACATG gcatGCATGGTGGAAAACGAATGCGAGGATCCAAGTCAAGAGACCATCACTTTCCTCTACAAGTTCATCGGTGGCGCATGTCCAAAAAGTTACGGGTTCAACGCCGCTCGACTCGCCAACCTCCCCGAGGAAGTCATCCAGTCTGGACACAAGAAGGCCCGAGAATTTGAGAAGAGCACCGTCAGCCTCCGATTGTTCAA GAAGCTATGCCAGTTTGCTGAAGATCCTACACTGGACCGCACCCGTTTACTTGCTGTCACTCAGCTGATCCACACCTTATAG
- the msh6 gene encoding DNA mismatch repair protein Msh6 isoform X2: MSKQSSIFSFFTKSPPLVSKPKPSSSPAEADLPSAVKKSNSSPKEEANETQQQQLANAGKVKRKSNSKSASGGIKKLFGSKTPTVEDSSFSFKAGALVWAKLEGHPWWPCMVIPQPLTGQLLRGRGRDQRVHVHFFDEPPTRGWVSTKYIREYQGSDCSDVKPGGVFFSSKPVIRQAMKLADGVLFESPEERVKMPLCMDPSDEEEEEDMELDQPTLTDEELSDEDEKKNDKTNPSKVSRRSSRSSVEKGIKSKRRRIIVASDSDESDEEFKPEKHAASSSEEEEEEEGAASTEEEEESTQESEVESPVKPVKRKRPAEKSTSSKAKAPATFTATPKRAPAAIAADTKSRLTAFSAPDSFESQANGSASAGAATVWDHEKLEWLQEGKKKDGKRRRQTDEDYDPTSLYVPEDFLNRNTPGMRRWWQLKSEMFDTVIFYKVGKFYELYHMDAVVGVNEMGLTFMKGTWAHSGFPEIGFGRFSDVLVHKGYKVARVEQTETPEMMEARCKVMAKPSKFDRVVRREVCRIITRGTQTYSVLDGAPSESQSKFLLSLKEKAEEESSGRCRTYGVCFVDTSVGYFHVGQFPDDRHCSRLRTLIAHFAPAEVLFEKGNPSVETRKILKASLSSALQEGLQGGSQFWDAQKTLKTLSEEDYFKESAGEEPQTGSSFLPALLKKMTSESDSLCLSPKEGYELALSALGGCIFYLKKCLVDKELLSMANFEEYVPVDVELAKAAGPSSFFAQTRLRMVLDGVTLANLEIFQNGSGGTEGTLLERLDTCSTPFGKRLLKQWLCAPLCNPTAIKDRLDALEDLMEAQAQASEASELLKKLPDLERLLSKIHSIGTPLKGKDHPDSRAVLYEEVTYSKRKIADFLSALEGFKTMQEIVSAFAQVSAKFGSKLLRQVVSLKTEEDGLFPDLSVELKRWDTAFDHQKARSTGVITPKTGFDPEFDQALTGIKSCERELNDYLERQKKRLGCKSMAFWGTGKNRFQMEVPDSVSERNIPDEYEVKSTKKGCKRYVTKETERLFSQLQGQEEKRDAALKDCMRRLFYNFDKNYQDWKTSVECMAVLDVLLALMRYSQGGDGPMTRPEVELPEDGDQAVPFINLVGSRHPCVTKTFFGDDFIPNDIFIGCSENGEGLEENGCASCVLVTGPNMGGKSTLMRQCGLVVILAQLGCYVPAESFRFTPVDRIFTRLGASDRIMAGESTFFVELSETASILHHATKHSLVLLDELGRGTATYDGTAIASAVVKELAEKICCRTLFSTHYHSLVEDYSKNAAVRLGHMACMVENECEDPSQETITFLYKFIGGACPKSYGFNAARLANLPEEVIQSGHKKAREFEKSTVSLRLFKKLCQFAEDPTLDRTRLLAVTQLIHTL; the protein is encoded by the exons ATGTCAAAGCAGAGCtccattttcagctttttcaccaAGTCTCCGCCGCTGGTCTCCAAGCCGAAACCAAGCTCCTCTCCAGCCGAGGCCGACTTGCCTTCTGCAGTGAAAAAGTCTAACTCCTCTCCGAAGGAGGAAGCTAATGAAACCCAGCAACAGCAGCTAGCTAACGCTGGAAAAGTGAAACGGAAAAGTAACTCAAAGTCTGCGAGTGGAGGGATAAAAAAACTGTTCGGGAGCAAAACTCCGACCGTCGAAGACAG ctcattttcattcaaaGCTGGTGCCCTAGTTTGGGCCAAATTGGAAGGGCACCCCTGGTGGCCGTGTATGGTAATACCCCAACCCCTGACTGGGCAGCTTTTGAGGGGGCGTGGTCGGGACCAGCGGGTACATGTTCATTTCTTCGATGAGCCCCCCACCAGAGGATGGGTCAGCACCAAATACATCCGGGAGTACCAAG GCTCTGACTGCAGCGATGTCAAACCCGGAGGGGTCTTCTTCAGTAGCAAACCTGTCATCCGCCAGGCCATGAAGCTCGCTGATGGGGTTTTGTTTGAGAGCCCAGAAGAAAGAGTGAAGATGCCTCTCTGCATGGATCCAtctgatgaggaggaagaggaggacatGGAG ctCGACCAGCCAACACTGACTGATGAAGAACTCAGTGACgaggatgaaaagaaaaacgaCAAAACCAACCCATCGAAAGTTAGTCGCCGCTCCTCTCGCAGTTCAGTAGAAAAGGGAATCAAATCCAAGCGGCGTCGCATCATAGTAGCTTCTGACAGCGATGAATCCGATGAAGAGTTCAAACCGGAGAAGCATGCTGCTTCTAGcagtgaagaagaggaggaggaagaaggggCAGCGAGcactgaagaagaggaggaaagtACTCAGGAGTCAGAAGTAGAAAGCCCTGTCAAGCCTGTGAAACGCAAACGTCCTGCTGAGAAATCGACGAGTTCAAAAGCGAAAGCTCCCGCCACCTTTACGGCCACTCCCAAACGCGCCCCGGCAGCAATCGCCGCGGACACAAAGTCTCGTCTGACGGCGTTCTCTGCTCCTGACAGCTTCGAGAGTCAGGCCAACGGATCGGCTTCCGCAGGAGCTGCAACCGTTTGGGATCACGAAAAGCTTGAGTGGCTGCAGGAAGGCAAGAAGAAAGACGGGAAACGGCGACGACAAACGGATGAGGACTACGACCCCACCAGCCTGTACGTGCCAGAAGACTTCCTCAACAGAAACACTCCTGGGATGCGCCGCTGGTGGCAGCTGAAGTCTGAGATGTTTGACACAGTTATCTTCTACAAGGTTGGGAAGTTTTATGAGCTCTACCACATGGATGCTGTGGTCGGAGTCAATGAGATGGGACTGACGTTCATGAAGGGCACCTGGGCACACTCCGGCTTTCCAGAGATCGGCTTTGGCCGCTTCTCCGACGTTTTGGTCCACAAAGGTTATAAGGTCGCTCGGGTGGAGCAGACAGAGACTCCAGAAATGATGGAAGCGCGCTGCAAGGTCATGGCCAAACCCTCCAAGTTTGACCGCGTGGTGAGGCGGGAAGTGTGCCGGATCATCACGCGAGGAACCCAAACCTACAGCGTGTTGGATGGAGCTCCTTCTGAGAGCCAGAGCAAGTTCCTCCTGAGTTTAAAAGAAAAGGCAGAAGAGGAGAGCTCTGGCCGCTGCCGCACCTACGGCGTCTGCTTTGTGGACACCTCTGTGGGTTATTTCCACGTCGGTCAGTTTCCAGACGACCGTCACTGCTCACGTCTGCGCACGCTGATCGCACACTTTGCCCCCGCCGAGGTGTTATTCGAAAAGGGAAACCCGTCAGTGGAGACGCGCAAAATTCTCAAGGCGTCCCTGTCCTCGGCTCTGCAGGAGGGGCTTCAGGGCGGGAGCCAGTTTTGGGACGCTCAGAAGACACTGAAAACTCTCTCAGAGGAGGATTATTTTAAGGAGTCGGCTGGAGAGGAGCCGCAGACCGGGAGCAGCTTTCTCCCAGCTCTTCTGAAGAAGATGACTTCTGAGAGCGACTCTCTGTGTTTGTCTCCTAAAGAGGGGTATGAGCTGGCGCTGTCTGCTCTGGGTGGGTGCATCTTCTACCTGAAGAAGTGTCTGGTGGATAAAGAGCTGCTCTCCATGGCCAACTTTGAAGAATATGTTCCTGTTGATGTTGAGCTGGCCAAAGCTGCCGGACCCTCCAGCTTCTTTGCCCAGACTCGTTTGCGTATGGTACTCGACGGAGTAACTCTAGCAAACTTGGAGATTTTTCAGAATGGATCTGGGGGAACCGAGGGAACCCTGCTGGAGCGCCTGGACACCTGCTCCACCCCATTCGGCAAGAGGCTTCTGAAGCAGTGGCTCTGCGCTCCCCTGTGCAATCCCACCGCCATCAAGGACAGGCTGGACGCTCTGGAGGACCTCATGGAAGCTCAAGCTCAAGCATCCGAGGCTTCTGAGCTGCTGAAGAAGCTTCCGGATCTAGAGCGTCTTCTGAGTAAGATCCACAGCATCGGCACTCCCCTGAAGGGCAAGGACCACCCCGACAGCAGAGCCGTTCTCTACGAGGAGGTCACCTACAGCAAACGCAAGATTGCAGACTTCCTGTCGGCGCTGGAAGGTTTCAAAACAATGCAGGAAATCGTCTCCGCCTTCGCTCAAGTTTCTGCCAAGTTTGGATCCAAGTTGCTGCGTCAGGTTGTCAGTTTGAAAACAGAAGAGGACGGACTCTTTCCGGATCTCTCAGTTGAACTGAAGCGCTGGGACACGGCTTTTGACCACCAGAAGGCTCGTTCCACCGGCGTCATCACCCCAAAAACCGGCTTTGACCCGGAGTTTGACCAGGCCCTGACCGGGATCAAGAGCTGTGAGCGGGAGCTGAACGATTACCTGGAGAGGCAGAAGAAAAGACTGGGCTGTAAAAGCATGGCCTTCTGGGGAACTGGGAAAAACCGCTTCCAGATGGAGGTTCCCGACAGCGTCTCGGAGAGGAACATTCCAGATGAGTACGAGGTGAAGTCGACAAAGAAAGGCTGCAAGCGCTATGTGACGAAGGAAACGGAGCGGCTTTTCTCCCAGCTGCAAGGacaggaggagaagagagatgCCGCTCTGAAAGACTGCATGAGGAGACTGTTCTACAACTTTGACAAGAACTATCAAGACTGGAAGACCAGTGTGGAGTGTATGGCCGTGCTGG ATGTTTTACTGGCCTTGATGCGCTACAGTCAGGGTGGAGACGGCCCCATGACGAGGCCTGAGGTGGAGCTCCCAGAGGATGGCGACCAGGCTGTCCCCTTCATCAACCTTGTTGGATCGCGTCACCCCTGCGTCACCAAAACCTTCTTTGGCGACGATTTCATCCCCAATGACATCTTCATCGGTTGCTCCGAAAACGGTGAAGGTTTGGAGGAGAATGGCTGTGCTTCCTGTGTGCTCGTCACCGGACCAAATATGGGCGGGAAGTCTACTCTAATGCGACAG TGTGGTCTTGTGGTCATTTTAGCCCAGCTGGGATGCTACGTTCCTGCCGAGAGCTTCCGGTTCACACCGGTTGACCGGATCTTCACCCGGCTGGGAGCTTCAGATCGTATCATGGCTG GAGAGAGTACCTTCTTTGTGGAGCTCAGCGAGACGGCCAGCATCCTCCATCATGCCACCAAACACTCACTGGTGCTCCTCGATGAATTAG GGAGGGGCACTGCCACATACGACGGCACAGCCATCGCCAGCGCTGTGGTGAAGGAGCTGGCTGAGAAGATCTGCTGTCGCACGCTCTTCTCTACCCATTACCACTCGCTGGTGGAGGATTACTCTAAGAACGCCGCTGTGCGTTTAGGACACATG gcatGCATGGTGGAAAACGAATGCGAGGATCCAAGTCAAGAGACCATCACTTTCCTCTACAAGTTCATCGGTGGCGCATGTCCAAAAAGTTACGGGTTCAACGCCGCTCGACTCGCCAACCTCCCCGAGGAAGTCATCCAGTCTGGACACAAGAAGGCCCGAGAATTTGAGAAGAGCACCGTCAGCCTCCGATTGTTCAA GAAGCTATGCCAGTTTGCTGAAGATCCTACACTGGACCGCACCCGTTTACTTGCTGTCACTCAGCTGATCCACACCTTATAG